One Planctomycetota bacterium DNA segment encodes these proteins:
- the rpmB gene encoding 50S ribosomal protein L28, with product MPYQCHFTGKKTKIGRSKTLRGKAKYLGGVGTKITGVTKRKFKPNLQKVRAVVDGRVVRVYASAKAIRNGDVVKPQKRTWRPGDAKD from the coding sequence ATGCCCTATCAGTGCCACTTCACCGGAAAGAAGACCAAGATCGGCCGCAGCAAGACGTTGCGCGGCAAGGCGAAGTACCTCGGCGGCGTCGGGACAAAGATCACGGGCGTCACCAAGCGGAAGTTCAAGCCGAACCTGCAGAAGGTCCGAGCCGTCGTCGACGGCCGCGTCGTCCGCGTCTACGCCTCGGCGAAGGCGATCCGCAACGGCGACGTCGTCAAGCCGCAGAAGCGCACCTGGCGCCCCGGAGACGCGAAGGACTGA